The following are encoded in a window of Lactobacillus acidophilus genomic DNA:
- a CDS encoding dihydrofolate reductase: MIEYVWAEDKEKNIGLNGHLPWYLPADMKHFKEVTINHPIIMGRKTFESFPNLLPKRKHIVLTHNEELKNKYQNNDQVTILPTVEDLHNFVAEHQDERMCAIGGVSIFNALMDQVEVLEKTEIDAIFEADTKMPEIDYSRFNLVAKKHYEPDEKNKYPYTFLTYKLK, translated from the coding sequence ATGATTGAATATGTTTGGGCAGAAGATAAAGAAAAAAATATTGGCTTGAATGGACATTTACCATGGTATTTGCCGGCTGATATGAAGCATTTTAAAGAAGTAACAATTAATCATCCAATAATTATGGGAAGAAAAACATTTGAAAGTTTTCCTAATTTGTTACCTAAAAGAAAACATATTGTTTTAACTCATAATGAAGAGCTAAAAAATAAATATCAAAATAATGATCAAGTGACTATTTTACCCACAGTTGAAGATTTACATAATTTTGTGGCAGAACATCAAGATGAGCGGATGTGTGCAATTGGTGGAGTGTCGATTTTTAACGCTTTAATGGACCAAGTAGAAGTATTAGAAAAAACGGAGATAGATGCGATTTTTGAAGCAGATACTAAAATGCCTGAAATTGATTATAGCCGTTTTAATTTAGTAGCTAAGAAGCATTATGAGCCGGATGAGAAAAATAAGTATCCATATACTTTTTTAACTTATAAATTAAAGTAA
- a CDS encoding thymidylate synthase, which yields MAILEQPYLDLINKIMIEGHDKNDRTGTGTRSYFGAQMRFDLSKGFPILTTKKVPFGLIKSELLWFLRGDTNIRFLLEHKNHIWDEWAFKNWVNSDEYTGPDMTDFGLRSQSDPEFNKIYQAELKKFDRRILDDENFAKKYGNLGDVYGAQWRHWQKRDGSFIDQIENVIEQIKNNPDSRRMIVTAWNPEDVPTSALPPCHVMFQFYVVDGKISVQLYQRSGDMFLGVPFNIASYALLLNMIARETGLQVGEFIHTLGDAHIYSNHFSQVKEMLSRKPYESPQLWLNPEKKHIEDFDMQDIKLVDYKHHGTIKAPVAV from the coding sequence ATGGCAATTCTTGAACAACCATATTTAGATTTGATTAATAAAATTATGATTGAAGGTCATGATAAAAATGATCGTACAGGAACTGGAACTAGGAGTTATTTTGGTGCTCAAATGCGCTTTGACTTATCAAAAGGGTTTCCAATTTTAACCACTAAAAAGGTTCCATTCGGTTTAATTAAAAGTGAACTCCTATGGTTCTTACGAGGGGACACTAATATTCGTTTTTTATTAGAACATAAAAATCATATTTGGGATGAGTGGGCATTTAAAAATTGGGTTAACAGTGATGAATATACTGGTCCTGATATGACTGATTTTGGTTTACGAAGTCAAAGTGATCCGGAATTTAATAAAATTTATCAAGCTGAATTAAAAAAATTTGATCGACGTATCCTTGATGATGAGAACTTCGCCAAAAAATATGGTAATTTAGGCGACGTTTATGGTGCACAATGGCGCCATTGGCAAAAGCGAGATGGTAGCTTTATTGATCAAATTGAAAATGTAATTGAACAAATTAAAAATAATCCAGATTCACGCAGGATGATTGTAACAGCCTGGAATCCAGAAGATGTACCAACTAGTGCTCTTCCTCCGTGTCATGTTATGTTCCAATTTTATGTGGTAGATGGAAAAATTAGCGTTCAGCTTTATCAGCGTAGTGGAGATATGTTTTTAGGCGTGCCATTTAATATTGCATCATATGCACTTTTATTAAATATGATTGCCAGAGAAACTGGTCTGCAAGTGGGTGAATTTATTCATACATTGGGGGATGCTCATATTTATAGTAACCACTTTAGTCAAGTGAAGGAAATGCTTAGTCGCAAGCCATATGAATCTCCACAGTTATGGCTTAATCCTGAAAAAAAACATATTGAAGATTTTGATATGCAAGATATTAAGTTAGTGGATTATAAGCATCATGGCACAATTAAGGCGCCAGTTGCTGTTTAA